From Mesorhizobium sp. Pch-S:
GCATGTCGATGGCCAGGTGCAGTTCGCCGCCTTCACGGGCAAGGCAGCCCAGGTCTTGCGTTCGAAAGGCGCTGTGAATGCCCGTACCATCCACTCGCTGATCTATCGCCCGCGCGGCGAAGAGGCCGTGGAGGATGAGACGACGGGAAAGACGTCGATCAATCCGACCTTCTCGCTCAACCGCCAGAGCCCGATCGCCAAGGCAGCGCTCGTCATCATCGACGAATGTTCGATGGTGGATGAACAGCTCGGTCGCGATCTGTTGTCCTTCGGTACGCCGGTTCTGGTGCTGGGCGATCCGGCGCAGCTGCCGCCGATATCCGGCGGCGGCTTCTTCACAGAGCATGAACCGGACTATCTGCTCACGGAGATTCATCGCCAGGCACGCGACAACCCGATCATCCGTCTGGCGCTTGATGTGCGGGAAGGACGTGAGTTCATGCGTGGCGACTACGGTGCTGCCCAGGTGATCGGCCGCGAGGAAGTCAACCAGGATCTGGTACTGAAGGCCGACCAGGTGCTGGTCGGACGCAACCAGACGAGGCGGCGCTACAATCAACGACTGCGCGAACTGAAGGGTTTTACTGCGGACTATCCGCAGGCCGGAGACAAGCTGGTCTGCTTGCGCAACGACCCGGCCAAGGGCCTGCTCAACGGCTCGTTGTGGAAGGTGATGACCTCGTCGCGCGAAACGGTGAAGCCAGGCATCAACCTGCTCGTCTCACCGGAAGAAGACGACCCCGACCGCGGCGTTGCCAAGATCAAGCTGCTCAAGGCAGCGTTCGAGAATCCGGAAGAAGAGATTTCCTGGCAGCAGAAAAAACGCTTCGACGATTTCGACTTCGGCTATGCGCTGACCGTGCACAAGGCGCAGGGTTCGCAATGGAACGAGGTCGTGCTGTTCGATGAAAGCTTTGCCTTCAAGGAAACACGCCAGCGCTGGCTCTACACCGCGATCACGCGCGCGGCCGAGCGGCTGACCGTGGTGCGGTAGGCTCTTCCCAGGTCACCAACCCGCCCAATCGCTGAATATTTTGGAGTGCGCCTCTTCTGGCGGGCGCAAAGGAACGCGCAGCGTCGCACGCGATTTGCGGGCCAATACCTAATCCGTTCATATGAAGTGCGGGCGCAGCGCGTTCGCTACAGTCGGCGAGTCTCTTTTGAGGGGAAGAGTATGCTCGACCTGTGCCGGAATGACACTTGGCTGCGAGGAGATGGGGAGGCTGTCGAAGTATCCGGCCTGATCTCGCTGTCGAACCGTCTGTCCACACTGAAGAGCTTGAAGGCGATATTGCTGGCCAGCGCGTTTGCAACAGCCTTACCCTCCTTCGCTGCGGCACAGACAGTCTGGGATGGCTCCAACTCGGCGAACTGGTTTGAGGGCGGCAATTGGAGCACCGGTGCTGTGCCGACAGCGGCTGACGACGCCATGATCGACCTGTCTTCTCCGGGAGCACGGATCTCCGGCGGTAACGCATTTGCAGACACGGTCTATGTGGGGGGATCGGGAACGGGGCACGTTGATATTGCAAGCGGCGGTCGTTTGACGAGCAGGCTGGGCTGGATCGGTATGGAACCGGGCTCTTTGGGTGTTGTCGACATTGCCGGGCAATGGAGCAATGACCAGCTTATTGTCGGCTTCGATGGAGAGGGAGCCGTAAACGTTCTCAACGGCGGTCACATGTCTTCGAAAAGTGCCTTTATCGGCAGCAACGAAGATGCTGTTGGCGTCGTCACCGTTCAGACCTCGCAATGGGCTTCCGGAAACCTCTCGGTTGGCACGGATGGTTACGGCAGTCTTCAGATCGAAAATCGCGGCGTGGTTTTAACGACGGTTGCTTCGATTGGAACGCACACTGGTGGCAAAGGGGGCGCGGTAACACTGACCGGATTGGGATCAGTCTGGGCCCTGAATGGAGAGCTGACCGTCGGCGAAGGCACGAACGGAACACTGACCATCTCCGACGGTGGATTTATCCTGGGCTCGGGTGCTTCGATCGGGCAGCTCGCGTCCGGAACAGGCATCGCAACCGTTACTGGCGCACGCTCGATATGGGACAACAGGAGTGACGACCTTTTTATTGGTGATGCTGGTCATGGCCGGCTCACTGTTTTGGACGGGGCCGGCGTGTCGGGCCGGTCAGGGTTTGTCGGACGCGCTGCCGGTTCAGTTGGATCTGTCTCGGTCAGCGGTACTGGTTCGCGATGGAATATGTCCAGCGTTACCCTTGTTGGAGAGGCTGGGGACGGGAAACTCCTCATAGAGAAGGGCGGCTTGGTAACCAGCGATGATGCCGGTGTGATTGGCTCACTTGGAGTCGGCCGCGGCTCTGTCGTGGTGACAGGTACCGGATCGCAATGGATCAATGGTGGCCCTCTGACTATCGGACGTGACGGCAACGGCAATCTCACCATCGGTGATGGCGGCAAAGTCAGCAATTCGCGAGGTACGGTTGGGGAATACGGAACGGGCGAAGTCTTGATTGCCGGCCCAGATTCGATGTGGACCAGTACGGGGCCGCTAGCTGTTGGTGAATTTGGCAAAGGCACGATCACCGTGGCAGCTGGCGGAACGCTGACCAGCGCCGACACACTCATCGGCAAGCAAAGCGGTGCATTGGGCGCAGTTTCAATCAGTGGCTCGGGCTCGACCTGGGCGGTGTCGTCCGGCGACGATATAGAAATCGGCGTGTCCGGCACCGGCACACTCTCCATCACTGACGGCGGCAAGGTCGGCTCAGGGCTTGTCGGTCGCATCGCGAAGAATGCCGGCTCCATCGGTTCGGTGCTGGTCAGCGGTGCCGGCTCGCTCTGGGGCATGACGGTAATTGCTGTCGGCGACGAAGGCACCGGCACGATGCTGGTCGAGAATGGCGGTAAGGTCACCAGCCAAATCGCTTCGATAGGCGACAGCGGGCCAGGGAAAGGCGTTGCGGTTATACGCGGCGCGGGCTCGACCTGGACGAACACCGGACCCGACCTGTTCCTCGTCGGCTACGAAGCCGATGGCGCGGTGACCGTTACCGCTGCTGGGACGCTGGTCACCGGCGATGCCAAGATCGGCAGCGAAGCCAGCGGTGTTGGCAAGGTATTCGTGACCGGAGCCGGCTCGACCTGGGCGATGACCTTGGCCGACGACGTTGACATCGGCACGTCCGGTAGCGGCTCTCTGGTTGTCGGCGATGGCGGCAAGGTTGCCGGTGGCTTTATCGGTCGCATCGCCAAGAATGCCGGCTCGACGGGTTCCGTGCTGGTGAGTGGCACCAACTCCTTGTGGAGCATGGAGTTGATCGCGGTCGGCGACGAAGGCAACGGCACGCTGATTGTCGAAAATGGCGGTACCGTCGTGAGTGGTTTCGCGTCAATCGGCGACAGCGGACCGGGCAAGGGGCTGGCAATCGTGCGCGGTGCCGGCTCGACCTGGACCAGCCGCGATGTGGCCGATTCGATCTACGTGGCCTACGAAGCCGACGGTACGCTGACAGTGGCTGAGGGCGGCAAGGTCGTTTCCGGCGAAGGTGCCGGCGAAATCAAGATTGCCGTCAAGGGGTCCGCCAGAGGTACGCTCAACATCGGTTCAGGTCTCGGCGAGACGGCCGTCGCGCCTGGAACGATCGCAGCCAAAACGGTCTCGTTCGGGGCCGGCATTGGCGCCATCAATTTCAACCAC
This genomic window contains:
- a CDS encoding ATP-dependent RecD-like DNA helicase; protein product: MELSPQQDEALKAVARWLKVGQPQVFRLFGYAGTGKTTLARYFAEHVDGQVQFAAFTGKAAQVLRSKGAVNARTIHSLIYRPRGEEAVEDETTGKTSINPTFSLNRQSPIAKAALVIIDECSMVDEQLGRDLLSFGTPVLVLGDPAQLPPISGGGFFTEHEPDYLLTEIHRQARDNPIIRLALDVREGREFMRGDYGAAQVIGREEVNQDLVLKADQVLVGRNQTRRRYNQRLRELKGFTADYPQAGDKLVCLRNDPAKGLLNGSLWKVMTSSRETVKPGINLLVSPEEDDPDRGVAKIKLLKAAFENPEEEISWQQKKRFDDFDFGYALTVHKAQGSQWNEVVLFDESFAFKETRQRWLYTAITRAAERLTVVR
- a CDS encoding autotransporter domain-containing protein produces the protein MLDLCRNDTWLRGDGEAVEVSGLISLSNRLSTLKSLKAILLASAFATALPSFAAAQTVWDGSNSANWFEGGNWSTGAVPTAADDAMIDLSSPGARISGGNAFADTVYVGGSGTGHVDIASGGRLTSRLGWIGMEPGSLGVVDIAGQWSNDQLIVGFDGEGAVNVLNGGHMSSKSAFIGSNEDAVGVVTVQTSQWASGNLSVGTDGYGSLQIENRGVVLTTVASIGTHTGGKGGAVTLTGLGSVWALNGELTVGEGTNGTLTISDGGFILGSGASIGQLASGTGIATVTGARSIWDNRSDDLFIGDAGHGRLTVLDGAGVSGRSGFVGRAAGSVGSVSVSGTGSRWNMSSVTLVGEAGDGKLLIEKGGLVTSDDAGVIGSLGVGRGSVVVTGTGSQWINGGPLTIGRDGNGNLTIGDGGKVSNSRGTVGEYGTGEVLIAGPDSMWTSTGPLAVGEFGKGTITVAAGGTLTSADTLIGKQSGALGAVSISGSGSTWAVSSGDDIEIGVSGTGTLSITDGGKVGSGLVGRIAKNAGSIGSVLVSGAGSLWGMTVIAVGDEGTGTMLVENGGKVTSQIASIGDSGPGKGVAVIRGAGSTWTNTGPDLFLVGYEADGAVTVTAAGTLVTGDAKIGSEASGVGKVFVTGAGSTWAMTLADDVDIGTSGSGSLVVGDGGKVAGGFIGRIAKNAGSTGSVLVSGTNSLWSMELIAVGDEGNGTLIVENGGTVVSGFASIGDSGPGKGLAIVRGAGSTWTSRDVADSIYVAYEADGTLTVAEGGKVVSGEGAGEIKIAVKGSARGTLNIGSGLGETAVAPGTIAAKTVSFGAGIGAINFNHTGTDYVFASALTGRGNIDLVSGTTVLTGNSSDFLGTTSVGSAKLVVNGHLGGTLGVQANGWLAGSGTVGTTSLASAATVAPGNSIGTLSVAGDISFAAGSTYQVEVGDGGRSDFIDVAGRASLNGGNVAVIPLAGFVSDSRYKILSADGGVSGMFGGLSLGSGRSAFLTPSLSYDANNVFLAIDQTATLDSAGSTPNQIATARGLDSLAAGNPLLETVLQLDAPGARAAFDQLSGELHASLKGVLLEDSRLLRDAMVARLREQAIADDGTAVHGIGAVPGGPTLGGVVLWGRAMGSWGKSPGDGNAAALDHSTGGLLLGADAELNDTWRVGVLAGYGRTSFDADARGSSGNSDNAYLGIYGGEVFDRFAVRTGAAYSWHDVTTRRHAAFAGFDQKLTAGYDGGTAQIFGEIGYQLQAGGIALEPFANLAYVNLHTDAFTEDGGTGALAVSSTTTDATSTTLGVRAVTDFALGDARATARGMVGWRHVFGDRTPGGDFSFASGNVFFIAGVPLARDAAVLEAGIDIAISPSAKFGVLYSGQFGGGARDHGIRADFALKF